The Calothrix sp. PCC 7507 DNA segment GCCCCACATTAGAGGCGCGGATTTCATCAGCAATCATGTGGACAACAGCCCTAACATGATCACCAATGACTTTCAGGGAAATTTTAGTTTTCTCGTCGCTAGCGTGGTAATCAATACTCGCAATTGCTGCTGCTGTTTCAATAATGGGGAAAATTAAATCAGTTTCATAATTATTCGGTACTTGTTGCAAGATTTGGGTAATTCTCTCCAAACCCATCCCGGTGTCAATGTTCTGATTTTGCAAGGGAGTTAAATTCCCCTCAGAATCCCGGTTATATTGCATGAAGACGAGGTTGTAAAACTCAATGAACCGGGAATCGTCTTCTAAATCAATATTTTCATCACCTCGTTCTGGGTGGAAGTCGTAATAAATCTCCGAACAGGGGCCACAGGGGCCAGTGGGGCCAGATACCCAAAAGTTATCATCTTCACCCAAGCGTTTAATTCTCGCTTCCGGTACGCCAATTTGATCGCGCCAAATGGCATAGGCTTCATCATCTTCCTGAAATACACTAACAACAAGGTTTTTTGGGGATAAACCAAAGACTTCTGTAGAGATTTCCCAACCCCAAGCGATCGCTTGTTCTTTAAAATAATCACCGAAGCTGAAATTACCCAGCATCTCAAAAAAAGTTTGATGGCGCTTAGTGCGTCCGACATTCTCCACATCATTGGTGCGGATACACTTTTGCGATGTTGTCGCCCGTTTAAATTCTGGTGTGCGCTGTCCTAAGAATATCGGTTTAAATGGTAACATCCCGGCGATCGTCAGCAGCACAGTTGGGTCTTCAGGAACAAGGGAAGCACTAGGGAGAATTTGGTGTCCCCGTTGGGCATAGAAATTAAGGAATCGGCTACGAATTTCGCTACCACTTAAATGCTGGGGATTTAGAGACATGGGTGTTTACAAAAATAGTGTCAACAGAAAGAATGAGTATAAGGTAAGTAATTTGGCGTAAATAAAGGCAATAGACAACTTGTACTGAGCGTACCCCTGCGGAGAAGCAAGCTACGCGCAGCGTCTCCGTCAGGAGAAGTCAAAGTATAGGCAATAGGGTTTGAGTCTTGTTTACGTTTCTTCACACAGGTTGCTTTTATTGACACTCCAGAGGTGGGAAACAATCAGAAACATCTGAGCGTTTTCTCTAATGATAAATCCACAAGCTCTGTTTAATTTTGTGGGGCTGCGAGATACCCGATTTCTTAAAAAAGTCGGGGATCTAAACACAACGAACCTCTTAAAACACTACGTTGACGTTTACGATAACTTATGGAAGTAAAGCGATCGCTCTAATTTACTTAAATTTCTTTATTTTGTCTCCCCTGTAGCAGCTTTCGTCTTCCCTGTAACAGCTTCCGGCTTTACGTTTCCGTGTTTCACGCAGTCTGTAGCAGCTTCAGGCTCCACGTTTTCGTGTTTCGCGCAATCTGTAGCAGCTTCCGTCTTTCCTGTAACAACTTCCGGCTTCACGTTTCCGTGTTTCGCGCAGTCTGTAGCAGTTTCCGTTTTCCCTGTAACAGCTTCCGGCTTCACGTTTTCGTATTTTGCCTAGTCTGTAGCCTAAACTATCATGAGAATAACTCTTCTGAGTATAGCCATTTAGGAAGATGCCAACAATTGAGCTTGTCATCTAGGTTGAGAAGGTCGAATAATTTAATTAGACCTTTTATGACTCATCCCTCCTCCATCTCCATCCCTGAACCACAGATACCCACTCCTGAACGGAACCCCTTACCCCGTCCCCAACCCTCACCAGAACCCGTCGTACCTACTCCAATTCCGCAAACAGTTCCCGAGCCAATTCCGCAAACAGTTCCCGCGCCAATTCCCCAAACCATACCTGAACCTGTTTGAATTAAACTTTGTACATGAATCCAAAATCTAAAATCTAAAATGCTACGAGCCGGAATTGTCGGACTTCCCAACGTCGGAAAATCTACTTTATTTAATGCTGTGGTGGCTAACGCCAAAGCAGAAGCTGCTAACTTCCCCTTTTGCACGATTGAACCGAATGTCGGCGTTGTCGCAGTACCGGATGAACGCTTAAATGTTCTGGCTAAAATTGCCAGTTCCGTACAAACTGTGCCGGCGCGTGTCGAGTTTGTCGATATCGCCGGTTTAGTCAAAGGTGCAAGTCAGGGTGAAGGATTAGGTAATCAATTCCTTTCCCACATTCGAGAAGTTGATGCAATTGTCCATGTAGTCCGTTGTTTTGAGAATGATGATATTATCCACGTTGCTGGTTCTGTTGATCCAGCGCGAGATATTGACATCATTAATATTGAGCTTGGTTTATCAGATTTATTCCAAATTGAGCGGCGAATTGATCGGACTCGCAAACTAGCACGCACCAGTAAAGATGCACAGTTTGAAGTGACAATTTTGGAAAAATTAGCTGCAGCTTTAAATGAGGGTAAATCAGTACGTCAGGTAAGTTTAACTGCAGAAGAAACCGAGATTATTAAAGGATTGGGACTGCTAACTAATAAACCAATAATCTACGCCGCCAATGTCTCTGAGGATGAATTAGCAACGGGTAATGCTTTTGTAGAAAAAGTGCGACAAGTTGCATCTGCAGAAAATGCCCAAGTTGTGATAGTTTCTGCTCAAGTCGAGGCAGAATTAGTGGAATTACCAGAAGAAGATAAAGCAGATTTTCTCGCATCTTTGGGTGTGCAAGAAGGCGGATTAAAATCTTTAATTCGTGCTACCTATGCACTTTTAGGTTTGCGGACATATTTCACCTGTGGCCCTAAAGAAACCCGCGCTTGGACAATTAATGCCGGAATGTCTGCACCCCAAGCTGCTGGTGTGATTCACTCCGACTTTGAGCGGGGATTTATTCGCGCTGAAACTGTCGCGTACGATGCTTTAGTCACAACTGGTTCAATGAATGCTGCCAAGGAAAAAGGCTTAGTACGCAGTGAAGGAAAAGAGTATATTGTGCAGGAAGGCGATGTGATGTTATTCCGGTTTAACGTCTAATTTGTCATTTGTTATTAGTCATTTGCGTTGCATAAATACAGACTGACGTGTTTCGAGTTATGAACCGCCGATAATTTATTGGCGGTTATTTCATTATTCACCCATGATGTACACATAAGAACCTAAATTTTCATCATCCGTACCCACAATCACACCACCATTAGCACCTGGAACAAGTTCTAGCCCTTCAATTTTGTGAGAGTGAGAACGGTAGAGGGGAACAAGTTGAGTATTCTGCTGCAATCCTAACTTGTTCCCACGAAATCCTACAGAACCGATAACATATACAGCCGATTGAAATGGCCCATCATTGCCATCATCACTGGCGGCAGAGATAAATATAATTCCCGTTGGATCTACCTTCAAATCGGAAATATGACGAACATTACCCGATGGAAATGGTACGCTTAAATTAGCAGAATCTACTTGAGTGATTTGAGATTTAGCTAGGTCAAGAACTCCCCAATAAATAATTGCTGGTTGTTTTGCTTCACCCCGATGTGCCCAAACTGTCACTAATTTGTTATCTATATTTTGTAGAGAAAATCCTTCAAAATTACTGCCTTGAGGTATTTTTGGTAAATCGAATTTTTGAATAACTGAGATATTATTTTTAGCTGCATCTAACTTGATTTCATAAGCTTTTCCAGCGCTAGCTAAAGCGATGAAGCTTTTTTTCCCCGGAACAGACGTTATGCTTTCTAAATCAATAGGTAATTCTGTATTATCTTGCCATTTCACAGGAGAATATTTAGGTTGCTGCTTATCCTTGATGCTAATGATTGCTAGACGAGCTTCGTCTTTTTTTTTGTTGTCATGAACAATCAGAAAGCCTAAGGAATTATCTTGCTGTTCTACCAGCGCCATCCCGCTGATGCCATAAAGTATACCACCCCGCACAGGAAGCCAATCTTGCGCTTGCACTTGCGGGGATATGACTAATACCGCAAAGACAACGATAATAATGATGAGCAACTGGAAAAATCGGGGTATTTTTTTGAGCGCCGCTGATGAGTGCATACGTGAGTATCTGAACAAAAAATTGTGTTAGCCGATACTGTAACATACACAATCTAAGCGATTATTATGGAATTCATTATTGCCCCTTAATCGATGCTTTGATTTCTTCCCAAGTCAGCACATTATCTGGATTTGAATTGTAGTCAGCAGTTCGACGATCAAGCTCTTGCTTTTGTGCATCGGTTAAATCAGGGTAAACTTGCTCTGCTGCGATGGTATCCCAAATTGCCTGTACAAGATGGATTCTATCTTCAACACTGAGAGTTGCGATTTCGTTCAAAGTAGCTGTAACAGTCTCAAAGCTTCACAACAAGTCTGTGAGCGATCGCCTGTTGTGGAAGAGCGATATCTACGACGGGCGTAGCTCACTTGGTTGTTATAATGAAATTTGTGATTTATTAAGAGAGAAATTATTTTGTGGATTCTACATTTAACTGGAAACCAGAACAAAATTTACTTGAAAAAGTCATAAATCTTGCTAGTCAACGAGGTCAATCACCTGAATCAATTATCAGTGAAGCTGTAAGGCTATACCTCGAAAATCAATTATTAGAACCAGTCGATCATGATGTATCTGATCCATTAATTGGCTTATTTGCAGCAACTCCTGATTTGGCTATCAAGTCTGAAGATATTCTCCAATACGAGATTACAGAAAAATCTGGTTGGACATGGAAAAAAGCACAGGAGTAGCTGATACGGGCTTTGTTGTAGCATTATTGAACCGTTCAGATGGAATGCATAATAATGTCACAACAATCTATACACAACAAAAACAAATTTTATTGCCACAAACAGTACTTGCAGAAGTAGCTTATCTTGTAGGGCGCAATGCAAGTATACTAACGGTAGTAGCTTTCTTACAAGGGTTGTCTGCAAGTCGATTTAGTTTAGTAGCTTTGACAGATCAAGATGTCAAACGTGTGGCACAAATTTTAGATGAATATGCAGATAGTCGGATTGATTTTGTAGATGCAAGTGTGATGGCTATAGCTGAACGCTATGATATTAAAAAAATATTCACGTTAGACCAACGAGACTTTAGATTATTTAGACCTCAACACTGCGATAGCTTTGAGGTTTTGCCTTAAAGAAAATAATAGTTAATCAAAGGGCGATCGCCCTATAGAAAACCTCAAAAAAAAGCGTAGACACGTAGTGGCTTGTCGTTAAACATCGCCTGTTGTGGAAGAGCGATCGCCTGACAGAAAACCTCAAACACAAGATGAGTTTGTTACATGCTATTTTTCTATTTTAAAATCATCTAATTCTACCGTCTATTAATAGAATAAATGGCATTTTGCTTCCTTTTCTTATTTCTATTTTAGATATCTCATCTAATTGATTACGTATATTTGAATATCTTTGGTCTGTTGCTAATATCACGAATATCCCTTGCTGTAAATCATATTTATTAATATAGTCTACAAGTTTATAAAAGCTATTATAGATTTGTTCTGTTCCGTTAGATGAATATTTCAAGTAAATTACACTTTCTAAATGAGGTATTCTGTTATTTTTTATGACTATCATGCCATTATTTTCACAATTATAGGTTGCCAATTTTAGATAAACATTGATTACTTGTATTGTGCCTGAGTAAATATACGCAAAAATAATTATTGTCACAAGTAGTTGTAGGTTGGGTGAAGTGTAGCGGAACCCAACATAATTTTTGGGTTTCAGTGCGTTACACCCAACCTCTAATTATTAACTATTTAATTTGGGCAAGATAGAACTGACTTTGTATAAATACTTAATATCTCAAGCTGACAATATAGATAATTTGAGATTTTAAATAAACTTCATTACCAAATTGCTTCTAACTTCAAAACAAAACCTGGCAACACATCTTCCCCTGATAACGTTGCAGGCGAATTCAACACCTCAACCTCTTGACCTGGACGATAAATCTCTACTTGGCGAGATTTGCGGTTAATTAACCAACCTAAACGCACACCATTATCTAAATATTCTCTCATCTTTTCTTGAGTGGCGCTCAAACTATCACTCGGCGAAAGTAACTCAACTACAAAATCAGGACACAATGGGAGAAATTTTGTTTTTTCTTCTTGAGTTAGTGCATTCCATCGTTCCAGTTGTAACCAAGAAGCATCCGGTGAACGGTCTGCACCATTGGGAAGTTTAAAGCCTGTGGAGGAATCAAAGGCAATACCCAGTTTATTTTGTTCATTCCAAATCCAAATTTGAGCAGTTAGCCCAGCATTGCGATTTCCGGTTTCTCCCCCCGTGGGTGGCATGATAATTAATTCTCCCGTTGCAGTGCGTTCAAATCTCAAGTCACGGTTTACTTGACATAGATTAAAAAACTGCTCATCTGTCAGTTCCAATACTGATTTCAGGTTGACGGTGAAAGCATTCATAGTGATGTGGCAGATTGAAAGATTAAGCAAGGCTTGATGACTAGCCTACAGACTATTCTATCCCCTTCATCTGTTGGATGATTACAACACAGGATAATATTTTCAACTTGCTGAATTTTATGGGGATAGCATTGATAATTGATTAAGCTGTTGCAAACTCTGTAAATTTTCTCACATCTGGAGGCTGAAAAGCCAACACAATATCACTTTTACTTACACCTAACCTAATTAATTCATTGGCTATTCCCTCTTCTGTCCAATCTTCCTCTATGTAAATTTTCTGGTTCTTAATCCGAATATGAACATGAGTATATTTAAGTCTTTTGCTGCCTTGCCAATCTACGGTCAACCAGAGATAATGATCATGGGTTTCATCAAACACTAAACAAGTTTCTGAATGCTCATCAGGTGATTGACCAGATAAATTATAGTATTCAGTAAGCACCTGTTTAATTAACTCTCGATATTCTGTTAATTTATCCATAAAGTAATTTCCTCCCTTTCATTGTTAAAAATAATAAATTCAACTTGATTACGTTTCACTACTGCTTGAATAGATTTTCGTTGAAAGAAAGTTTCAAATATTGTATCTCTGATTGCTAGATAAATTTCATAGTTTTTATTGGCTAATTGTAAAATATCGCGGTATAAAATATATTGACCTAGAGCATTTTCAAAATCTCTCATGGGAGAAGGACTAATAAAACTCTTGATTTCAACAACTATTTTTCGTCCTTTTTGTTCTATTAATAAGGCTTTTTCTACAAATAAATCAGCATAAAGTTCTGCATCTTCATATTGCAAAAAATAAGGGTCAGCTATAATGATCCAGCCATCTTTAATTAAGGCATTTTTAACAGCATTATGGTAAATATCTTTTGCTGGCATTTTTTTCTGGAAAGATTGGCTAGGTATTCAGTCTAGTTAATATAATTATACTAATTGACCAAGCGATGTCTACGACAGGCGTAGCTGCAAGCACCCCGCACCGCCTCTCCTAAAGTGTGTAGACGCGCAACGGCTTGTCGTTAGACATCGCCTGTTATGCAAGAACGAGCAATACTTACGGTAAGCTACCAAGAGTGGACTTTCTACACTTCAATAGTTTATGAGGAGCGATCGCCTTTCAGAAAACCTCAAAAATCAAGCGTAGACACGTAGCGGCTTGTCGTCAGACATCGCCTGACAAAAAACCTCAAAAATAAGGCGATCCCCTTACAGAAAACCTCAAAAAAAGCGATCACCTGTTATGGAAGAGAGGTGCGATCGCCTTGTAGAAAACTTCAAAAAAAAGCGATCGCCCTATAGAAAACCTCAAAAACAAAGCGTAGACGCGTAGCGGCTTGATCTCAGACTAGGCTGATATCAAACGCTGTCTTGGTTCAGGAATTTGACGCTTTAATTCTTGGGCTGTGTCTATCCACTCCTGCATAATAATTTCTACATTTTGCAGTG contains these protein-coding regions:
- the ychF gene encoding redox-regulated ATPase YchF, with amino-acid sequence MLRAGIVGLPNVGKSTLFNAVVANAKAEAANFPFCTIEPNVGVVAVPDERLNVLAKIASSVQTVPARVEFVDIAGLVKGASQGEGLGNQFLSHIREVDAIVHVVRCFENDDIIHVAGSVDPARDIDIINIELGLSDLFQIERRIDRTRKLARTSKDAQFEVTILEKLAAALNEGKSVRQVSLTAEETEIIKGLGLLTNKPIIYAANVSEDELATGNAFVEKVRQVASAENAQVVIVSAQVEAELVELPEEDKADFLASLGVQEGGLKSLIRATYALLGLRTYFTCGPKETRAWTINAGMSAPQAAGVIHSDFERGFIRAETVAYDALVTTGSMNAAKEKGLVRSEGKEYIVQEGDVMLFRFNV
- a CDS encoding addiction module protein, translated to MNEIATLSVEDRIHLVQAIWDTIAAEQVYPDLTDAQKQELDRRTADYNSNPDNVLTWEEIKASIKGQ
- a CDS encoding type II toxin-antitoxin system VapC family toxin, with product MEKSTGVADTGFVVALLNRSDGMHNNVTTIYTQQKQILLPQTVLAEVAYLVGRNASILTVVAFLQGLSASRFSLVALTDQDVKRVAQILDEYADSRIDFVDASVMAIAERYDIKKIFTLDQRDFRLFRPQHCDSFEVLP
- a CDS encoding Uma2 family endonuclease, coding for MNAFTVNLKSVLELTDEQFFNLCQVNRDLRFERTATGELIIMPPTGGETGNRNAGLTAQIWIWNEQNKLGIAFDSSTGFKLPNGADRSPDASWLQLERWNALTQEEKTKFLPLCPDFVVELLSPSDSLSATQEKMREYLDNGVRLGWLINRKSRQVEIYRPGQEVEVLNSPATLSGEDVLPGFVLKLEAIW
- a CDS encoding XisI protein, which codes for MDKLTEYRELIKQVLTEYYNLSGQSPDEHSETCLVFDETHDHYLWLTVDWQGSKRLKYTHVHIRIKNQKIYIEEDWTEEGIANELIRLGVSKSDIVLAFQPPDVRKFTEFATA
- a CDS encoding XisH family protein, giving the protein MPAKDIYHNAVKNALIKDGWIIIADPYFLQYEDAELYADLFVEKALLIEQKGRKIVVEIKSFISPSPMRDFENALGQYILYRDILQLANKNYEIYLAIRDTIFETFFQRKSIQAVVKRNQVEFIIFNNEREEITLWIN